The stretch of DNA AAAAGCCTCATTTCAGACAAAGCAATATACAATTCAGTCAGTTCAAGACACAAACCATTCAATCCTTGAGTTCTCTTGTCTGGTAGAAGTAACCAATAATCGCAAAAATCGCTGTCAGGACTATCCCTATAATGAATCCGCTGTTCCCGCCTTCAGCGTACAACCCAATTGTCTTGAGAAATCCAGAGCGTTCAAGAAGAGCCAGAGCTGACGTTCCGGCGATGTAGCCTCCGGCAAGAGCGGTTATGAATGAAATGACAGGAGTTCTGTATACCTGTACAAGAACACCGGCAGTAAGAGCTATCGCCACATGAGCAATGCCTGGAATTCCAGGAAGGAGACCTCTTACTGCAAAAAGGCCGATAACGGTACCGGCAAAGAACATAGATACTTTCCAGGCAACCAATGAAAGCCCGGCCGATACGAATCCGGTCACCCATGGAATCCAGGGGGAACTGCTGAGAGTTTTATTGAGAACATCGCATACGACCTGAGCGCCAAGCGAATAACCGATCAGGAATCCAAAAAGGACTATAACGAAACCAAGCAATTTCTTTCCAAAGAAACAGAACAGAAGTCCAATAAGCAGTCCAGCAATAGAAATAGTAAGCAGATCTGTATCAAAAATAAGATGCATGTTTCTTTCCTTTCTCAATTCCTGTCTGCTGTATCAAGGAGCGCAAGAATAGCTCCTATACCGTTTATTATATATCCTGGCTTAATGTCAAACCCGCGATTAAGGTCGTTAAGCACAAGAACACTTTGAAAACCGCCTTCCTCCGCTGCCCTGATGCCTTTCCAGGAATCCTCGAAGACCAGGGTATCGGAAGGTGAAACTCCCAGCTTTGAAGCGGCAAGCAGGAAAATGTCAGGAGCCGGCTTTTTCCTTAAACCCTCTCCTCCTACAAGAGCAGGGACATGAGCATGGGAATGCTGAAGAATTTCCTTAACAATCCATGAAGGCGTATTTGAAGCAATACAGAACGATCGCGCGGAAGTTCCTTCTTCTGAGGAAAGCCTGTCCAGCAACTCCCGTACCCGTGGGAATAGCGGGATATCACCCCGCCTGCAATAGCCCTCATATATCTTCCTCTGAGAAGAAACTGCCTGATCAACATCTATATTCCTGAGTCCATGTCTCCGAATTTCACCTTCAAGTCCTTCACCAAGGGAAGACCAGTAGAGCCAGTAATCCTCAGGAGAAATTGAATGGTCCCATGGCTCCAGGGCAACATTCCAGGATCTTCTGAAAAAAGGCTCGCTGTCCGCCAGAACACCGTCAAAGTCGAAAAGGACAGCGTTGCATTTATCCCATGCCTCAGCCAGTCCGTCAAATCTGATCATTATTCACCATACCGTTCCTTTCACCTTGGCCTTGAGTGAATCTGGTTACATAATACAAAATCCGACAGCCCGGAGACCACTGTACTATTTGATCGATAGTTTACACCGCATTTCTAGTAAGAGGATAACAGGTTCGGGGGGTTGATTTGTTCAAGAATTTCTTTGAAATCAGACAGGCCGCAAAAGACATTTCCGATGCCAGGGTGGCCGTTCCGATGGGACATGATCCGGCTTCTATGAAAGCCCTGATTACCGCTGTGGAGGAGGATCTGGCCTCGGCTGTTGTTTTTGGTCCCGCATCGGGAGTGAAGGATACGCTTTCGATTCTGGGGATGAACCTTCCATCAGGAATAGAGATTGTTGATACGGAAGATCAGGAGAAAGCAGCAGCAGATGCTGTAAGGATGGTCAGATCGGGAGAGGCTTCAATCCTTATGAAGGGCATGCTGAAAACTTCGATATTTCAGAAAGCCATGCTTGAACGTGATACAGGTCTTCGTACAGGTCGGGTTCTGAGCCATGTAGCTGTTGTGAGTGCGCCTGACATTGACAGATTGATCATAATCACCGATGGAGGCATGAACATACGGCCTGAAGCTGACGAAGTCGTACAGATAGCACTCAATGCGTCCGATGTAATAATGAAACTGGGCGCGGAGAAACCCCTTGTTGCTCTGCTTGCCGCGATCGAGACAGAGAATCCCAAAATGCCCGAGACAATCCGCTTCTCTGAAGTAGCCAGGAGGGGTATTCCCGGACTGGAAGTTCTTGGACCGGTGGCAGTTGATGGGGCTCTGGATCCTGAATCCGCGGCAGTGAAGAACATTACGGGACCGGTTGCCGGAAAAGCAAACATACTGATCACACCTGATATCGCATGCGGCAACATCCTGGCGAAAGGATTGATGTATATGGCTGGAGCGGAGATAGGGGGCCTGATCATGGGAGCGGCTGCTCCGGTGGTTATGCTTTCACGCTCTGATAAACCTCTGACAAAACTGAATTCTCTCGCTCTTGGAGTAGTAGTTTCCGGAGGATGCAATGTCTGAGGAAGGAAGACTGATTCTTGCAATCAATCCGGGAGGAACTTCTACAAAACTAGGTCTCTTCCGGGAAACAGAGCAGCTGTTTGAGAAAAACATCAGGCACCTGCCGGAAGAACTGGGCAAGTTTGAAACCACATTCGCTCAACATGAATTCCGAAAGAAAATTGTACTGAATACCCTTGCTGAAGCGGGACATGATATTTCAGACCTGAAGGCTGTTGTTGGTAGAGGCGGAGCTTTCAAACCATTGAAAAGCGGAACCTACAGGGTAAACAGAAAACTTGTTGATGATATACGGGAAGGAACAACTCTGCAGGCTGATCATCCGTCAAATCTCGGAGCCCTTCTTGCCTTCAGTATAGCGGAGCCTTTAGCGGTAGCCGCTTTTATTGTCGATCCTGTGTGCGTTGATGAAATGATTGACGAGGCAAGACTTTCCGGCCTCCCATGCCTTCCAAGAATCAGCCTGAGCCATGCTCTCAATATCCGGATGGTGGCGTATAAGGCAGCCGAAAGGCTTGAGAAAAACCTTGATGAAATCAATCTGGTTGTACTGCACCTCGGGAGCGGGATATCGGTAAATGCTCTGAGAAAAGGAAAAATGATTGATACCAGCCAGGCAAATGATGGAGGTCCGTTCAGCCCTCAGAGAGTAGGGGCGCTTCCAACTACGGGCCTTGCCAGACTATGTTTTTCGGGAGACTATAACTGGAAAGACATGAAAAGAATGCTCCTGAAAGAAGGGGGCCTTTATGCCTATACGGGAACAGACCATGTCGGAGAAGCGGTGGAAAGAGCAGAAGAAGGAGACGAAACCGCCGATCTTGCGCTCAGGGCAATGGCTTATCAGATAATCAAGGAAGGTGGCGCGATGGCGGCTGCTCTTCACGGAGATGTAGATGCTGTTGTAATTACCGGAGGAATTGCGCATAACAGATGGATGACGGACAGGCTGAGGGAAGGCCTGGGATTCCTCGGAGATATGATTGTCTTCCCTGGCGAGGAGGAGCTGGAAGCTCTTGCCAGAGGAGTGCTGAGAGTTCTGGACTCAGTTGAGGAAGAAAAAACTTACGATTAGTTTCAGAAAGGCGGCATATGAGAAAAAAACTCAATACGATTGTAGATGGAACTCTCCTTCTCTCAGGAAACGAAGCCATCGCAAGAGGCGCCTGGGAGTCCGGCGTGCATTTCGCGTCAGCCTACCCCGGCACTCCTTCAACAGAGATCCTTGAAGCAATTGGAGATGACTACGACGAGATTGACGCTCAATGGGCTCCCAATGAGAAAGTCAGTCTTGAGGTTATTGCGGGAGCGTCGTTTGCCGGAGCGAGAGTGTTATCCGCAATGAAGCATGTGGGGCTCAATGTAGCCGCTGACCCTCTTTTCACGCTCAGCTACATAGGAGCAACAGGTGGAATAGTCATAATATCCGCGGATGATCCGGGTATGCATTCCAGCCAGAACGAACAGGACAACCGTCTTATGGCGAAAGCGGCAAAAGTAGTCTGCCTTGAACCTTCCGACAGCCAGGAAGCCAAAGACATGGTTGGAGAGGCTCTTTCGATATCAGAGGATTTCGACACCCCTGTTCTCATCAGAGTCACTACCAGAATCTGCCACTCAAAGAGTATCGTGAAGGTGGGCCCCCGCCGGGAAGTTCCAGTGAAGGGGTATGTGGCTGACATAGCAAAAAGAGTTCCTATCCCGTCGAACGCGAGGAAAATGCATTCAAGAGTCGTTAAAAGACTCAAAGACCTTTCCGCCTGGGGTTCTGAAAGCTCTCTCAACTGGATTGAGGACGGCGACCGCTCTGTAGGTATCATAACCAGCGGAATTTCGTACCAGTATGTAAAAGAGGTCTGCCCGGAAGCATGCCTGCTGAAGATAGGCATGTCTAATCCATTGCCCTGGAACCAGATAGAAAAATTTGTCGGTATGGTTGACAAAGTGATCTTCGTTGAGGAAGGAGAGCCATTCCTTGAAGAAAGAGTACGTTCAAAATTCCTAATTCCCGCGATCGGCAAGGATATTATTTCAAATGAGGGGGAACTGAATCCGGAATTAGTCAGGATAGCTCTCCATCCGGGTACGACAAAGACGATCACATTTTATGAACCGGAACTTCCCGCCAGACCTCCGGCGCTTTGCCCCGGCTGTCCCCATAGAGGCGCTTTTTACTGCCTGAGCAAGCTGAATGGCAGTTCCACCGGGGATATAGGCTGTTACACTCTGGGAATGATGCCGCCATATAATGCGCTTGAGACAACTGTCTGCATGGGCGCTTCTATTGGAGTACTGAGCGGGATTGAAAAAGCTGTTGGCAGAGAAGGAATGGGAAAACTCGTTGCCGCAATTGGAGAATCAACGTTTGTACATTCAGGGATTACCGGACTCATCGACATGGTTTACAATGGAAATACCGGTACTGTAATGATAATGGACAACAGTCTTACTGCAATGACCGGCGGCCAGGAAAACCCCACGACAGGCAAGAATCTGAGGGGAGAACCCGCGCCAGTACTTGATCTGGTCAAAATAGTTGAAGCCTGCGGAGTAAAGTATATCAAAGTTGTCGACCCTCATGACCTTGCGGAGATGGAGAAAACCTTCAAGGAGGAGTTCGAAAGAGACGAACTTTCAGTGATTATCACCAGGCGTCCCTGCGTGATGTGCTACAGACCCGTGAAGAAGAGCGTAGCCCTACTGGATCCGGAGAAATGCATAGGGTGCAAACTCTGCATGAAACTCGGATGTCCTGCTATCAGCTGGGAAGAGGACAAACCTGATATAAGCAAGCTTCTCTGCTGGCCTAATTGCGACCTTTGCGTTCAGGTTTGTCCTGTTGACGCTATCTCGAAGGACATGGAGGGATTGGAATGAAACCCGTAACAAACGTGATCATATGCGGTACTGGAGGCCAGGGAATTCTGCTTGCCAGCGAGATCTTATGCGAAGCGGCCAGACTGGCCGGGAATGACGTAAAGAAGAGCGAAGTTCACGGGATGGCTCAGAGAGGCGGAAGTGTTTCCAGTCATGTCAGATTCGGAGAGAAAGTGTACAGCCCGCTGGTGGAAAAAGGAACGGCCGATCTTATCCTTTCAATGGAGAAGATGGAGGCATTGAGGTGGGCGCCCTTCCTGAAACCCTCCGGAATCCTTCTATCATGTGATCTCGAGATCACACCTATGACAGTTAACACAGGATATGCTGTATATCCCGATGTGTTATCCATGATGAAAGAGCAGGACATTCAATGCAAAATGATACCGGCGCTGGAGATAGCCGAGGAACTCGGTAACCTCAGAGTTGTCAATGTAGTGCTGATAGGAGCAGCATCTCCCTTTATTCCGATAAATGAGGATTACTGGTACAGGGCTGTCGAGGAAAGAGTTCCTCCAAAAGCTCTTGACGTGAACATTGAAGCGTTCAGAAAAGGAAGACATCTGTCAGTATGAAGGTTCTGTTCCTGGTTCATGACCACATAACAATACCTCTGGGTATTGGCTACCTTGCATCGATTGTCAGTGATCTCGGGCACGAAATCAGAGCTCTTTCGATGAACACGAAGAATCTTACAGACAGCGTTCTGGAAGAGGTACCGGATATTCTGGCTTTTGGAACCACCACAGGATTCCACAGGAAATACAGCGAAGTAGTGAAAAGGCTTAAAGAAGCAACGGGAGTTCTCACGATAATGGGAGGAGCACATCCGACTTTCTTTCCCGAGGTGCTTCTCGAGAATCCATGGCTTGATTACGCCATGCGTGGTGAAGCTGAGACAGCGTTTCCACAGTTTCTGGAGGCGCTGGAGGGAAGAAGATCGATCAGAGAGGTCGGTAACATTCTCTATCGGGAGAATGGACAGATACTTGAAAACCGAATCCTTCCATTAGTTGAAGACCTCGATACGATCCCGTTTCCCTATAGAGATCTGCTTCCTGGTGCGAACAGAAAGGCTGTATTCTGCATAACCGGCCGGGGATGTCCCTACGATTGCAGTTACTGTTTCAATGAGAGTTTCAGACAGATGTACAGAGGTCTCGGAAAGTACTGCAGAAGAAGATCAGTCGGAAATGTTATCGATGAACTGAAAGAACTGAAGGAAGGAAATACCGAACTTCAGATGATAATTTTTCAGGATGACATCTTCATTCTTGATCACGACTGGGTCAGAGAATTCTGCAGGAAATACAGTATTGAAATCGCTCTCCCGTTTCACTGTCATCTCAGAGCCAATCTGGTCACGGATGAGATTATGGGGTTGCTGGCGAAAGCGGGATGCATCAGTGTGAAAATGGCGCTGGAAACCGCAAGTCCACGCCTGAGGAAGGAAGTGCTTAATCGAGATCTCAGTACTGAGGAACTGCTGAATGCCTGCCGGGCAGTGAAGGAAAGCGGCATCAAGCTGGTAACACAG from Candidatus Aegiribacteria sp. encodes:
- the buk gene encoding butyrate kinase, whose protein sequence is MSEEGRLILAINPGGTSTKLGLFRETEQLFEKNIRHLPEELGKFETTFAQHEFRKKIVLNTLAEAGHDISDLKAVVGRGGAFKPLKSGTYRVNRKLVDDIREGTTLQADHPSNLGALLAFSIAEPLAVAAFIVDPVCVDEMIDEARLSGLPCLPRISLSHALNIRMVAYKAAERLEKNLDEINLVVLHLGSGISVNALRKGKMIDTSQANDGGPFSPQRVGALPTTGLARLCFSGDYNWKDMKRMLLKEGGLYAYTGTDHVGEAVERAEEGDETADLALRAMAYQIIKEGGAMAAALHGDVDAVVITGGIAHNRWMTDRLREGLGFLGDMIVFPGEEELEALARGVLRVLDSVEEEKTYD
- a CDS encoding phosphate butyryltransferase: MFKNFFEIRQAAKDISDARVAVPMGHDPASMKALITAVEEDLASAVVFGPASGVKDTLSILGMNLPSGIEIVDTEDQEKAAADAVRMVRSGEASILMKGMLKTSIFQKAMLERDTGLRTGRVLSHVAVVSAPDIDRLIIITDGGMNIRPEADEVVQIALNASDVIMKLGAEKPLVALLAAIETENPKMPETIRFSEVARRGIPGLEVLGPVAVDGALDPESAAVKNITGPVAGKANILITPDIACGNILAKGLMYMAGAEIGGLIMGAAAPVVMLSRSDKPLTKLNSLALGVVVSGGCNV
- a CDS encoding indolepyruvate oxidoreductase subunit beta, whose translation is MKPVTNVIICGTGGQGILLASEILCEAARLAGNDVKKSEVHGMAQRGGSVSSHVRFGEKVYSPLVEKGTADLILSMEKMEALRWAPFLKPSGILLSCDLEITPMTVNTGYAVYPDVLSMMKEQDIQCKMIPALEIAEELGNLRVVNVVLIGAASPFIPINEDYWYRAVEERVPPKALDVNIEAFRKGRHLSV
- the iorA gene encoding indolepyruvate ferredoxin oxidoreductase subunit alpha translates to MRKKLNTIVDGTLLLSGNEAIARGAWESGVHFASAYPGTPSTEILEAIGDDYDEIDAQWAPNEKVSLEVIAGASFAGARVLSAMKHVGLNVAADPLFTLSYIGATGGIVIISADDPGMHSSQNEQDNRLMAKAAKVVCLEPSDSQEAKDMVGEALSISEDFDTPVLIRVTTRICHSKSIVKVGPRREVPVKGYVADIAKRVPIPSNARKMHSRVVKRLKDLSAWGSESSLNWIEDGDRSVGIITSGISYQYVKEVCPEACLLKIGMSNPLPWNQIEKFVGMVDKVIFVEEGEPFLEERVRSKFLIPAIGKDIISNEGELNPELVRIALHPGTTKTITFYEPELPARPPALCPGCPHRGAFYCLSKLNGSSTGDIGCYTLGMMPPYNALETTVCMGASIGVLSGIEKAVGREGMGKLVAAIGESTFVHSGITGLIDMVYNGNTGTVMIMDNSLTAMTGGQENPTTGKNLRGEPAPVLDLVKIVEACGVKYIKVVDPHDLAEMEKTFKEEFERDELSVIITRRPCVMCYRPVKKSVALLDPEKCIGCKLCMKLGCPAISWEEDKPDISKLLCWPNCDLCVQVCPVDAISKDMEGLE
- a CDS encoding B12-binding domain-containing radical SAM protein, coding for MKVLFLVHDHITIPLGIGYLASIVSDLGHEIRALSMNTKNLTDSVLEEVPDILAFGTTTGFHRKYSEVVKRLKEATGVLTIMGGAHPTFFPEVLLENPWLDYAMRGEAETAFPQFLEALEGRRSIREVGNILYRENGQILENRILPLVEDLDTIPFPYRDLLPGANRKAVFCITGRGCPYDCSYCFNESFRQMYRGLGKYCRRRSVGNVIDELKELKEGNTELQMIIFQDDIFILDHDWVREFCRKYSIEIALPFHCHLRANLVTDEIMGLLAKAGCISVKMALETASPRLRKEVLNRDLSTEELLNACRAVKESGIKLVTQNILGIPTGTLEDDLDTLRLNYEIQPDFAFATLMQPYPRTKICEFSKEQGLLGEEAYIPDSFFDDCILKLPDNDRRKRLRQLFALSIEFKTVRYMLKTLIRLPFDGLYEFLDKLWKGYCIKQREFPYKLSFREYVSSMMTYFRSRYY
- a CDS encoding HAD family phosphatase, with amino-acid sequence MIRFDGLAEAWDKCNAVLFDFDGVLADSEPFFRRSWNVALEPWDHSISPEDYWLYWSSLGEGLEGEIRRHGLRNIDVDQAVSSQRKIYEGYCRRGDIPLFPRVRELLDRLSSEEGTSARSFCIASNTPSWIVKEILQHSHAHVPALVGGEGLRKKPAPDIFLLAASKLGVSPSDTLVFEDSWKGIRAAEEGGFQSVLVLNDLNRGFDIKPGYIINGIGAILALLDTADRN